From a region of the Candidatus Brocadia sp. genome:
- a CDS encoding molybdopterin-dependent oxidoreductase, whose protein sequence is MKLTRRTFLQVAGATGATFTVANKAMAFRLLKPAVEVGNPLDAYPDRSWESVYRDQYRYDRTFTFTCSPNDTHACRVRAFVRNEVVMRVEQNYDHQNYADLYGNKATRNWNPRMCLKGYTFHRRVYGPYRLRYPLIRKGWKQWADDGFPELTPENKSKYMFDARGQDELLKASWDDAWTYAAKGIIHITKKYSGEEGAKKLIEQGYPKEMVDAMKGAGTRTFKGRGGMGLLGVIGKYGMYRFNNMLSLVDSHNRGVGPDKALGGRNWSNYTWHGDQAPGHPFSHGLQTSDVDMNDIRFSKLVIQTGKNLIENKMPEAHWLTQVMERGGKLVVITPEYSPSAQKADYWIPIKCNTDTALFLGLTKILMDENLYDADYVKKFTDFPLLVRTDTLKRLQAKDIFPDYKLEDITHGPSYKLHGLHDDQREIIGDFVVWDAKTKGPKPITRDDVGDKLTAKGIDPALDGTFKVKTVDGKEIEVMPLFEMYKIHLKDYDVDSVVEMTNSPKELIVRLAHDIATIKPVAIHYGEGINHYFHATLMNRSTYLPLMLTGNVGYKGSGSHTWAGNYKAGNFQAAKWCGPGFYGWVAEDVFNPNLDPTAPAMDLKVKGRAYDEEVAYWNHNDRPLIVNTPKYGRKCFTGKTHMPTPTKVMWFTNVNLVNNAKHVYQMLKNVNPNIEQIMSTDIEMTGSIEYADFAFPANSWMEFETHEITSSCSNPFFQIWKGGIRPVNDSKDDVMVLAGMAAKLGELLRDMRFRDFWKFALEGRPEVYIQRLLDGSTTSKGYTFDDIVAGKYGEPGVALLNYRTYPRQPFWEQVHESLPFYTPTGRLQAYNDESEIIEYGENFIVHREGPEATQYLPNVIVSTNPYIRPDDYGIPESAEHWDERTVRNIKKSWAETKQTKNFLWEKGYKFFCVTPKSRHTVHSQWAVTDWNFIWNNNFGDPYRMDKRMPGVGEHQININPQAAKDLGINDGDYVYVDANPADRPYEGWKPNDPFYKVSRLMLRAKYNSSYPYEVTMIKHSSWISTEKTVKAHETRPDGRALSAGTGYQSSFRYGSQQSLTRDWSMPMHQLDSLFHKAKIGMKFVFGFEADNHGINTVPKETLVKVCKAEDGGIGGKGLWDPAKTGYTTGNENDFMKKYLGGELIKVEKA, encoded by the coding sequence ATGAAACTTACCAGAAGAACTTTCCTACAAGTGGCAGGTGCAACAGGAGCGACCTTTACCGTTGCCAATAAGGCAATGGCATTCAGGCTCTTAAAACCTGCCGTAGAGGTAGGAAACCCCCTGGATGCTTATCCCGATCGCTCATGGGAGAGTGTCTATCGTGACCAGTATCGGTATGACCGGACATTCACCTTTACGTGTTCGCCGAATGACACCCATGCCTGCAGGGTGAGGGCGTTTGTGAGGAATGAAGTGGTTATGAGGGTTGAGCAGAATTACGACCATCAGAATTACGCAGACCTTTACGGGAATAAGGCGACCAGGAACTGGAATCCCAGGATGTGTCTGAAAGGCTACACCTTCCACCGCAGGGTTTATGGTCCATATAGGTTACGGTATCCGCTTATCAGAAAAGGGTGGAAACAGTGGGCAGATGATGGGTTTCCTGAATTGACACCGGAAAATAAGTCAAAGTATATGTTTGATGCCAGAGGACAAGATGAGCTCTTAAAGGCATCGTGGGATGATGCCTGGACGTATGCTGCAAAAGGGATTATTCACATTACCAAGAAATACAGCGGTGAAGAGGGTGCCAAGAAGCTTATAGAGCAAGGGTATCCGAAAGAAATGGTGGATGCCATGAAGGGTGCAGGCACGAGAACGTTCAAGGGACGTGGGGGTATGGGTCTCCTCGGTGTTATCGGAAAGTATGGTATGTACCGGTTTAACAACATGCTTTCCCTGGTTGATAGTCATAACAGAGGCGTAGGACCTGATAAAGCGCTGGGCGGAAGGAACTGGTCGAACTATACATGGCATGGTGATCAGGCCCCAGGGCATCCTTTCTCTCATGGTTTGCAGACCTCAGATGTCGATATGAATGATATTCGGTTTTCGAAGCTGGTCATCCAAACGGGAAAGAATCTGATTGAAAATAAGATGCCTGAGGCGCACTGGCTGACCCAGGTTATGGAGAGAGGCGGAAAACTCGTTGTTATTACGCCTGAGTATAGTCCGTCTGCTCAAAAGGCCGACTACTGGATCCCGATCAAGTGTAACACCGACACGGCGCTCTTTCTGGGCTTGACAAAAATACTGATGGATGAGAATCTCTACGATGCTGACTATGTAAAGAAGTTTACCGATTTCCCATTACTTGTCAGGACAGATACCTTGAAGAGGTTGCAAGCGAAAGACATCTTCCCCGATTACAAATTAGAAGATATTACGCATGGTCCTAGTTACAAGCTGCATGGCCTCCACGATGACCAGAGAGAAATTATCGGGGATTTTGTTGTGTGGGATGCAAAGACAAAGGGTCCAAAGCCGATCACGAGGGACGATGTTGGTGATAAACTAACGGCCAAAGGCATTGACCCCGCTCTCGATGGCACATTTAAAGTAAAAACAGTTGATGGTAAAGAGATTGAGGTAATGCCTCTCTTTGAGATGTATAAGATACACCTCAAAGATTATGATGTTGACAGTGTCGTTGAAATGACTAATTCTCCAAAAGAGTTAATCGTAAGATTGGCGCACGATATTGCGACCATAAAACCTGTGGCAATCCATTATGGAGAGGGTATCAATCACTATTTCCATGCAACACTCATGAACCGGTCGACCTATTTGCCGCTTATGCTAACCGGAAACGTAGGATATAAAGGATCTGGTTCTCATACCTGGGCAGGAAATTATAAGGCAGGCAATTTCCAGGCAGCAAAGTGGTGCGGTCCTGGATTCTACGGTTGGGTGGCGGAAGACGTATTTAATCCAAACCTTGATCCGACCGCGCCGGCAATGGATTTAAAGGTAAAGGGCCGTGCCTATGATGAAGAAGTTGCATACTGGAACCACAATGACAGGCCTTTAATTGTGAATACGCCAAAGTACGGGCGTAAATGCTTCACCGGCAAGACGCACATGCCAACGCCGACCAAGGTCATGTGGTTTACCAATGTAAACTTGGTCAACAATGCAAAGCATGTGTATCAGATGCTGAAGAATGTGAACCCCAATATTGAGCAGATCATGTCTACGGATATTGAAATGACGGGTTCGATAGAATATGCGGATTTCGCATTCCCGGCAAATAGCTGGATGGAGTTCGAGACCCACGAGATTACCAGTTCATGTTCCAATCCGTTCTTCCAGATTTGGAAGGGTGGTATAAGGCCGGTAAACGACTCCAAGGATGATGTGATGGTACTTGCAGGTATGGCGGCAAAGCTGGGTGAATTGCTCAGGGATATGAGATTCAGGGACTTCTGGAAGTTTGCCCTGGAGGGAAGGCCTGAAGTCTACATCCAGAGGCTATTGGATGGCAGTACTACCTCGAAGGGATACACTTTTGATGATATTGTGGCTGGTAAATACGGCGAGCCTGGCGTGGCCTTGTTAAATTACAGGACGTATCCCAGACAGCCATTCTGGGAGCAGGTGCATGAAAGTTTGCCATTCTACACGCCAACGGGGAGACTGCAGGCTTATAATGATGAATCAGAAATCATTGAGTACGGCGAGAATTTCATCGTACATCGTGAAGGTCCTGAGGCAACGCAGTACCTGCCAAACGTAATTGTAAGCACCAATCCTTACATCCGTCCGGACGATTATGGAATTCCGGAGAGTGCAGAGCACTGGGACGAAAGAACCGTAAGGAACATCAAGAAATCATGGGCAGAGACGAAGCAAACAAAGAACTTCCTGTGGGAGAAAGGGTATAAGTTCTTCTGTGTAACGCCAAAATCAAGGCATACGGTGCACTCTCAGTGGGCCGTGACCGACTGGAACTTCATCTGGAACAACAATTTTGGTGATCCATACAGAATGGATAAGAGAATGCCCGGTGTTGGTGAGCATCAGATTAATATCAACCCACAGGCAGCGAAAGACTTGGGTATTAATGACGGCGATTATGTATACGTCGATGCCAACCCGGCAGATAGACCCTACGAAGGATGGAAGCCAAATGACCCCTTCTATAAGGTGTCAAGACTTATGCTCAGGGCAAAGTATAATTCTTCCTATCCTTATGAGGTAACAATGATTAAGCACTCTTCGTGGATATCTACGGAGAAAACAGTAAAGGCCCATGAGACAAGACCTGATGGCAGGGCATTGTCGGCTGGTACCGGATATCAATCAAGCTTCCGTTACGGTTCTCAACAGAGTCTTACCAGGGACTGGTCTATGCCCATGCATCAGCTTGACAGCCTGTTCCACAAGGCTAAGATTGGCATGAAGTTCGTCTTTGGTTTCGAGGCCGATAACCACGGTATCAATACGGTTCCCAAGGAGACCCTGGTGAAGGTTTGCAAGGCTGAGGATGGTGGGATTGGGGGTAAAGGATTGTGGGATCCGGCAAAAACCGGATATACAACCGGCAACGAAAATGATTTCATGAAGAAGTATCTGGGCGGTGAGTTGATAAAAGTGGAAAAGGCGTAA
- a CDS encoding molecular chaperone TorD family protein → MEADRNSLLDQEVASRVDSLLTRSSMYQVLSACFLYPTEKNLSVLKTPEIQEYQKALVLCYESIDDGVELNRCFGEIQEAFAATSIEILQSEYQRIVGHTMSKECPLYETQYGASQVFQQVQELGDIQGFYRAFGLDTSEIEKERCDHVSVELEFMHFLLYKQAYAMENHGDEKTQICVDAQKKFLKEHIGKWVPLFSVLFARKAGEGFYRAVSALTKEFLRLEIKLMGVKTEIYKESDLNQEAVAGASDECLSCASSEDFSEE, encoded by the coding sequence ATGGAAGCCGACAGGAATAGTCTTTTAGATCAGGAAGTTGCATCCAGAGTCGATAGCTTGCTTACGCGAAGCTCCATGTATCAGGTTTTGTCTGCCTGTTTTCTCTATCCAACGGAGAAAAATTTGTCAGTGCTGAAAACTCCTGAAATTCAGGAATATCAGAAAGCGTTAGTGTTGTGTTATGAAAGTATAGACGATGGCGTTGAGTTAAACAGGTGTTTTGGAGAGATTCAGGAGGCATTCGCAGCTACATCCATTGAGATCTTGCAGTCTGAATACCAGCGCATTGTTGGGCACACGATGTCAAAGGAGTGCCCTCTCTACGAAACGCAGTACGGCGCATCCCAGGTGTTTCAGCAAGTGCAGGAATTAGGGGATATTCAGGGTTTTTACCGGGCATTTGGGCTTGATACTTCGGAAATAGAGAAGGAACGATGCGACCACGTAAGTGTAGAATTGGAATTTATGCACTTTTTGCTTTACAAGCAAGCCTACGCCATGGAAAACCATGGCGATGAAAAGACGCAGATATGCGTGGATGCACAAAAGAAGTTCCTGAAAGAGCATATAGGCAAATGGGTGCCGCTCTTCTCGGTTCTCTTTGCCAGAAAAGCGGGGGAAGGTTTTTACCGTGCAGTATCTGCTCTGACAAAAGAGTTTCTGAGATTGGAAATAAAATTAATGGGTGTAAAAACGGAGATATATAAGGAATCCGATCTCAATCAGGAGGCGGTAGCTGGGGCTTCAGATGAATGCTTATCCTGCGCATCTTCTGAAGATTTCAGTGAGGAATGA
- a CDS encoding 4Fe-4S dicluster domain-containing protein: MTLVHNWHLGRRMEYPYFESRPKHQFAAIFNTNRCIACQTCTMACKSAWTYNKGQEYMWWNNVETKPYGGYPQSWDVKTLKLIDNGENTWYTDEKDEKLSPYGVYEGDTIFEAAAKKNINQWAVGYIPEDKEWRAPNFGEDVAKSNKPDEYSSLPEHSRWFFYIQRLCNHCTYPGCLAACPRKAIYKRKEDGIVLIDQKRCRGYRKCVEQCPYKKPMYRGLTRVSEKCIACYPRIEGRDPLTKGRPMETRCMAACVGQIRLQGFLDDNPKNPVTWLIRHDKLALPLYPQFGTEPNIYYIPPRWAPRAYLRQMFGPGVDEAIEKFMVPSRERLAVMSLFRMTQTIIYEYKIEEGPKVFETTIHGKKFELYNDTVIGYGEDGQEVVRTTVEEPVYIRDPKHYNSI; this comes from the coding sequence ATGACATTAGTACACAACTGGCACTTAGGGAGAAGGATGGAGTATCCCTATTTTGAGTCCAGACCAAAACATCAGTTTGCGGCTATCTTCAATACCAATAGGTGTATTGCCTGTCAGACCTGTACCATGGCTTGCAAAAGTGCCTGGACATACAACAAAGGGCAGGAGTACATGTGGTGGAACAACGTGGAGACCAAGCCATATGGTGGTTATCCGCAGTCGTGGGATGTAAAAACGCTGAAGCTGATTGATAACGGTGAAAATACCTGGTATACCGATGAGAAAGATGAGAAGTTGTCGCCTTACGGAGTTTATGAGGGTGATACGATCTTTGAGGCTGCAGCAAAGAAGAATATCAACCAGTGGGCAGTCGGTTATATTCCCGAAGACAAGGAATGGCGCGCACCGAATTTTGGAGAAGATGTGGCAAAGAGCAATAAGCCGGATGAATATTCTTCATTGCCGGAGCATAGCAGGTGGTTTTTTTACATTCAACGACTGTGCAACCATTGCACCTATCCCGGATGTCTGGCAGCCTGTCCTCGAAAGGCTATTTACAAAAGAAAAGAGGATGGAATTGTTCTTATTGACCAGAAACGGTGCAGAGGGTACCGGAAATGTGTTGAGCAGTGCCCTTACAAAAAACCCATGTACCGGGGGCTAACGAGAGTAAGCGAAAAGTGCATTGCCTGTTATCCCAGAATTGAAGGAAGAGATCCCTTGACGAAGGGGCGCCCGATGGAGACGCGATGTATGGCTGCGTGCGTAGGGCAGATTCGGTTGCAGGGATTCCTGGATGATAACCCGAAGAACCCGGTTACGTGGTTGATCAGACACGATAAGTTAGCATTGCCTCTGTACCCACAGTTTGGAACGGAGCCGAACATATACTATATACCACCGCGATGGGCGCCAAGGGCTTATCTGAGGCAGATGTTTGGTCCTGGTGTCGATGAGGCAATTGAGAAGTTTATGGTGCCTTCCCGGGAGAGGTTGGCGGTGATGTCGTTGTTCAGAATGACTCAAACCATTATTTATGAGTACAAGATTGAGGAAGGGCCAAAAGTGTTTGAGACAACGATTCACGGCAAGAAGTTTGAGTTGTACAACGATACCGTTATTGGGTATGGTGAGGATGGGCAAGAGGTTGTTAGGACTACAGTCGAAGAGCCCGTTTACATCAGGGACCCAAAACATTACAATTCAATTTAG